The Aspergillus flavus chromosome 2, complete sequence region ATTCTCTACAGTCAGGGTCAATGCGGTACGCCCCAATGTGTCCATGAAGGTCTTGTGGGGAGACACGTGGGACTTTATCTGATCGGCAGGGGGAAGACCATTGTTGGAGGCAGTCTTAATCGTCTCGTACCGGACGTTACGGGCTCCCTCGGGTAGAATGACACGAACAACAACCCTCTCATACTGAACACCTTCAGGTACCTTGGGTCCCTCGATGAAAGGAACCTTGAGCACATACGAATCGGCACCGGCGACCCGGCGAAGGAAGGTAGAGAGCTCGTTGTTCCAACCAATACGGAAGCTGTAGTTCCAGCCACCGAACACAGGATACCGGGGGCGAAGTTCTAATGATGCATCACGCTTGGGAGGCTTGCCAGGACGATAGCGGCTGGTGGAGACATTACCGATGTCATCAATGAAGTAGGGGTCCACCGAGCCGGGTTTCAGCGGATACTTAAGTTCACGGATGGCGGAAGAAGGCAGTTGCTGGAAGTTAGAGAGTGTCCACTCAACGCGCGAGAATTGATTCACGAGGTTAGAGCCGTTGTTGCGAAGCCAGTAGCGCTCTTCTGTTGCCAGGTTTCCACCCCAGTGAGACACCTCCAAGTCTCTTTCCAGCAGCGAGGCCGTGATTACCGGCTTGGTAAACTCATAACGGATGGTAATCGGATAGGCAGTACCGGGGGTAACCTCGGTCGTGTCATAAGGGCCGTAAGTGTAAGTTGTGCCTTGACGCTCAGGATCCGAGCCTGGCTTGAGGCCAGAGGTAGTGGTATAGTCAGGAACATTGGTGCTAGGAAGCTTCAATTTCGTCTTTTGGGTCACAGTTGGGTAGGCTGAGTGGATATAGGCAGAAAACGAGTAAGTGAGGTACTGTTTATCAGCCTGGTTGATAGCGGCAGGACGCGGGCtcagggaggagaggaggtaGTAAGAAATTCCTAAAGTAACCTGCGACTTGGGCGCAAGAGGTTCGGGAAGGTCAATGGCAAAGTATTTGGTGTCACTGCAAGAAAAGCAATCCATAGATATTAGCTTATATGCTGCAAATAGTGTAACCAGATTAAGTAACCGTGGCTTCGTCATCACAATAGTAACTGGCTACTGGTGACCACATAGCGTACTCACCTGGGCGAATCGACAGACAATACATCTACATCGAAAGGCCCCTTCTCCGGCGCCTTTCTGTCTCTCACCTCCAATCCTCCGACCTTGTCGAATACCTCCGATGGGAAGGCTAAGTAGTAGGTGCTCTGCGGTTCTTTATCCACGTTCTCCACCACCACGTTGACAGTCTCCCGAGCATAACCTTTCTCCAAGTTGGTATTCCGGACCAAATTTACATTTTTGAATGTCTGGGGAGGCTGAAAGGAGGAATGGGTCCCCGCCGAGGATTCGGCGCATACTAAGCTGCTGCTTGACAGGAGAAACCCACAGAGCGCGGTGAATGCTGTAATCGGCCTCATTGTGACGATGGGCGGGCGTGTAATTGACCGCGCCTAGGACACAATGTCTCTCACCAGGAGATAGTcctaaaaagaagaaggaatgtAAAGAAATGGGATGAATTGAAcagagggggaaagagaaggtaGCGCGGCGAGATGCGGCGTGATGCTGAGGTGTCCCGATGCTGCTTAGATTCCGGTGACCGCTGCGGCCAAAGACGCTATCCTCTCTTATCGCCGATAAGTCCTactcctctcctccacatTTTCCAGCtactttctccttctccactCTTGCTGTCAAGCTACTCTCACGGCTTAGCGTCTACCTAATCACTATGCTTGCTTCGCGAGCTGCAGCTCGCCATTGCTGCAGGAGAACCAGGGTACCAGTATTGGTTGCTCCCGTACGACGCCTTCATGGCCTTGCGCAAAGCAAGTTTCTCCAAGTCTCGGAGGAAGTTCGCGACGCTGTAGCCACAGGAAAGCCTGTGGTAGCTCTAGAGTCCACAATCTACACTCACGGTATATACATACGCTTCGAGCTTTATCGGAGAGCTTCTCGCTGATCTACAAACAGGATTTCCGTATCCCGAGAGCGTTGCTCTTGCGTCGTTGCTGGAAACAGTCGTTCGGGCAAATGGCGGAGTTCCTGCTACGATTGGAATCTTGAATGGAGTGGCCAAGGTGGGCCTCAATGCTGAAGAGCTTATCGAGCTGGCCTCTACCGCAGAGAGCAAGAGTGCACTGAAGGTTTCCCGCAGGGATTTGGGTTACATATGCGGTTTGGTCGGTTATTTTATGCGCTGCCATGAAGAACGTGTCTAACAGTCCTAGGGCCTGGCTGGGAAACGACTACACGGTGGTACAACAGTTTCGGGCACGATGATTCTTGCCCATCTGGCTGGTATTAAGGTCTTCGGGACTGGAGGTCTTGGTACGTCTCTGCACCATCCTAGGTCTCGTCCTAGAAACTAATCGATCTTAGGTGGTGTCCATCGCGGTGGAGAGAGTTCTATGGATATATCTGGTATGTTCTGCTGGCAAGATCTAGCGGCCAACGTCTAACTAGCCTGTAGCCGACCTCACCGAACTGGGGCGGACCCCGGTTGCTGTTGTCAGCTCTGGATGCAAAAGCTTCCTCGACATCCCACGAACTCTGGAATACCTTGAAACCGAAGGTGTTTGTGTTGGGACGTTTGCGGATGGTCGTACGGGCCAGG contains the following coding sequences:
- a CDS encoding alpha subunit of oligosaccharyltransferase (oligosaccharyl transferase subunit, putative), translated to MRPITAFTALCGFLLSSSSLVCAESSAGTHSSFQPPQTFKNVNLVRNTNLEKGYARETVNVVVENVDKEPQSTYYLAFPSEVFDKVGGLEVRDRKAPEKGPFDVDVLSVDSPSDTKYFAIDLPEPLAPKSQVTLGISYYLLSSLSPRPAAINQADKQYLTYSFSAYIHSAYPTVTQKTKLKLPSTNVPDYTTTSGLKPGSDPERQGTTYTYGPYDTTEVTPGTAYPITIRYEFTKPVITASLLERDLEVSHWGGNLATEERYWLRNNGSNLVNQFSRVEWTLSNFQQLPSSAIRELKYPLKPGSVDPYFIDDIGNVSTSRYRPGKPPKRDASLELRPRYPVFGGWNYSFRIGWNNELSTFLRRVAGADSYVLKVPFIEGPKVPEGVQYERVVVRVILPEGARNVRYETIKTASNNGLPPADQIKSHVSPHKTFMDTLGRTALTLTVENLSDEARDSQLVVTYDYSFWDGMRKPVTITTGLLTVFAAVWAIGNIDVSIKKR